One Candidatus Paceibacterota bacterium genomic region harbors:
- a CDS encoding LysM peptidoglycan-binding domain-containing M23 family metallopeptidase, which translates to MRKAKKQQLKTWKNRGLVIGALFLLYLVSRPLFSGNADYVRSALADADGGAMSSVNSQTLYLPQPTLTRGIGGFDDEDDTNADQIAVYVVRKGETLSEIAHMYGVTEYTIRKANDLGQNEPIIDGMHLTILPISIEEPVAKPIKKSTKSVKILPNKDSFYTNPLPGYRRTQGLHGHNGVDLVLPEGSPVLAAAEGDVLISKNNSGYNGGYGNYIVIAHTNGTQTLYGHLLKSSVGVGEHVTQGQVIGLLGDTGKSTGPHLHFEVRGARNPF; encoded by the coding sequence GTGCGGAAAGCGAAGAAACAACAGCTAAAAACGTGGAAAAATCGAGGGCTCGTCATCGGGGCTCTTTTTCTGTTATATCTCGTATCTAGGCCGTTATTTAGCGGCAATGCCGACTATGTTCGGAGTGCCTTGGCGGATGCTGACGGTGGAGCGATGAGTAGTGTTAATTCTCAGACACTATACCTCCCCCAGCCGACCCTAACTCGCGGTATCGGTGGATTTGATGATGAAGATGACACCAATGCCGACCAGATTGCTGTATATGTTGTACGAAAGGGCGAAACTCTATCAGAAATTGCGCACATGTACGGCGTGACGGAATATACTATTCGTAAAGCCAACGACCTAGGACAGAACGAGCCGATTATAGACGGCATGCATCTGACCATCCTGCCGATATCAATCGAAGAGCCGGTTGCCAAGCCGATAAAAAAGTCCACTAAATCAGTAAAAATCTTGCCGAATAAAGATTCTTTTTATACAAACCCTCTGCCTGGCTATCGGCGCACGCAAGGACTTCACGGCCATAACGGCGTCGATCTTGTACTGCCTGAAGGCTCACCTGTTCTTGCTGCCGCCGAGGGCGATGTTCTGATAAGTAAAAATAACAGTGGCTATAATGGCGGATATGGTAATTATATTGTGATTGCGCACACTAATGGTACTCAGACTTTATACGGGCACTTGCTTAAATCATCAGTAGGCGTAGGCGAACACGTTACCCAAGGCCAAGTCATTGGCCTCTTAGGCGATACCGGCAAATCCACCGGTCCGCACCTGCACTTCGAAGTCCGCGGCGCACGTAATCCGTTTTAG
- a CDS encoding type II toxin-antitoxin system PemK/MazF family toxin, producing the protein MSKRGLIVLTPFPYSDLSEAKVRPAVVIAEHSASEDFVVAFISTNTERTDPMDVLIKRTDPHFARTGLKSDSVIRVAKLATLDRRIILGDIGIIDEDHMKQVKSRLKKLFLI; encoded by the coding sequence ATGTCTAAACGAGGGCTAATTGTTTTGACGCCATTCCCCTATTCAGATCTTTCCGAAGCAAAGGTGCGCCCCGCCGTCGTTATTGCGGAACATTCAGCGAGCGAGGATTTTGTCGTGGCATTTATTTCAACAAACACCGAGCGTACTGATCCAATGGATGTTCTTATAAAACGGACCGACCCGCATTTTGCAAGAACCGGACTAAAGTCAGATTCAGTCATTCGGGTCGCCAAACTCGCCACGCTTGATCGGCGCATTATTCTTGGCGATATCGGTATTATTGATGAGGACCATATGAAGCAGGTAAAATCGCGTCTCAAAAAGCTATTCTTGATCTAA
- a CDS encoding type II toxin-antitoxin system Phd/YefM family antitoxin: protein MKTLSTTEARKQFSDLIDHVRQKSEAVAIGRWNEPEVLLIPYPREFSREVNEITKINASSPSFDFLYDEPDLYSMADLKHRYV, encoded by the coding sequence ATGAAAACTCTATCAACCACTGAAGCACGCAAACAGTTTTCCGATCTAATTGATCATGTGCGGCAGAAAAGCGAAGCCGTGGCGATTGGCCGATGGAATGAGCCGGAAGTCTTATTAATTCCATATCCGCGAGAGTTCTCTCGAGAGGTAAATGAGATTACGAAGATTAATGCAAGCTCTCCCTCATTCGATTTTCTTTATGATGAGCCGGATCTATATTCTATGGCTGACCTAAAGCACCGCTATGTCTAA
- a CDS encoding type IV secretion system DNA-binding domain-containing protein, with protein MNLLGFTFITIAIIIVGGIMAYNHFRVGRLDTLNLKLLIIKIAKRKDELGTNRNEQIDFTKEVALTEQIFSALTSVKQPVVFETSVHRIGEDIFFYIAVPEAYVEFASRQIQGLFPDSQVVETADYNIFEPNGATVGAYFTQKQSYVAPIRTYKEAQVDTFAPILSNFSKLADVSEGVSLQIIFQPAHKRARKKIMDAIRNLKQGEKFSRVMKKQFITTKELYKVLKPTTNTKKEKREETYRVTDDDAIKALQEKVSKPLFAVNVRVLASATDMARAESILNSVIASFSQFSSPVRNELVPVRPKNLKRLIYEYSFREYDGGQTMILSSEELASIFHLPTSSTDIPRIKWLTSREAPPPESLPDAGIIIGESVYRDEHKNVRMTDDDRRRHLYIIGQTGTGKTLTMKHMVAQDIVNGKGFCLIDPNTDFFNDMLALVPKERIDDVIIFDPSDIARPLGLNMLEYDLDNPEQKSFVVSEIQSIFDRLFDAQSMGPMFQQYMRNALLLLMEDAVNEPCTLVEVPRIFTDEAFRKRKLARVKNPTVIDFWEREATKTSGEHSLANMTVWITSKFGNFLSNDFVRPIIGQPKSAFNFRKLMDEGKMLFINLPKAKIGELNANLLGMIIVGKLMMAAFGRSDIINQEDRRDFYLYIDEFQNFTTDSIATILSEARKYRLDMIIAHQFVAQMPEKIRDAVFGNVGSVIACRVGVPDTEVLGKQFDPIFTAKDLISIENKFAHVKMLINGQPSRPFTMHLLPPPPGNAEVREKLKELSRLVYGKDLEDVEADILARLRL; from the coding sequence ATGAATCTACTTGGCTTTACGTTTATAACTATCGCGATCATTATTGTCGGCGGGATTATGGCGTACAACCATTTCCGCGTCGGGCGCCTGGATACGCTTAATCTAAAGCTACTCATTATTAAAATTGCCAAACGTAAAGATGAGCTCGGCACAAATAGAAACGAGCAAATAGATTTTACCAAAGAGGTTGCGTTGACCGAGCAGATTTTCTCCGCACTTACATCGGTTAAACAACCGGTCGTTTTCGAAACATCCGTACATCGCATCGGCGAGGATATCTTCTTCTATATTGCCGTGCCGGAGGCTTATGTTGAGTTTGCTTCACGCCAGATCCAAGGGCTCTTCCCCGACAGCCAGGTTGTAGAGACCGCAGATTATAATATCTTCGAACCGAATGGCGCGACCGTAGGGGCCTATTTTACTCAGAAACAGAGTTATGTGGCGCCAATTCGCACTTATAAAGAGGCGCAGGTAGACACATTCGCCCCGATACTCTCCAACTTCTCCAAGCTCGCCGATGTGAGCGAAGGCGTCTCGCTCCAGATTATCTTCCAGCCGGCGCATAAGAGGGCGAGGAAGAAAATAATGGACGCTATCCGCAACTTGAAGCAAGGCGAGAAGTTCTCTCGCGTGATGAAGAAGCAGTTCATAACGACGAAAGAACTTTATAAAGTCCTTAAGCCGACGACGAATACAAAAAAAGAAAAAAGAGAAGAAACATACAGAGTTACCGACGACGACGCAATTAAGGCACTACAAGAGAAAGTCTCTAAGCCGCTCTTTGCGGTGAACGTCCGCGTACTTGCCTCGGCAACAGACATGGCTAGAGCGGAAAGTATTTTGAATTCCGTTATCGCTTCTTTCTCACAGTTCTCTTCTCCGGTGCGCAACGAGCTTGTGCCAGTGAGGCCGAAGAATCTGAAACGCTTAATCTATGAATATTCTTTTCGCGAGTACGACGGCGGACAGACGATGATCTTAAGCAGTGAGGAGCTTGCCAGCATCTTCCACTTGCCAACATCCTCGACCGACATTCCGCGCATCAAGTGGCTCACGTCGCGCGAGGCTCCCCCGCCGGAGAGCTTGCCGGATGCAGGCATTATTATAGGCGAGAGTGTTTATCGCGACGAGCATAAGAATGTCCGCATGACCGACGACGACCGTCGCCGACATCTCTATATTATCGGCCAGACCGGTACCGGTAAGACGCTTACGATGAAACATATGGTGGCGCAAGATATTGTGAACGGCAAAGGATTCTGTCTTATTGATCCGAACACCGACTTTTTTAACGATATGTTGGCGCTTGTGCCGAAGGAGAGGATAGACGACGTTATCATCTTCGATCCATCAGATATCGCGCGCCCATTAGGCCTTAACATGCTCGAATATGACCTGGATAATCCGGAACAGAAGAGCTTCGTCGTATCCGAGATCCAGTCCATCTTCGACCGCCTCTTCGACGCGCAGAGTATGGGGCCGATGTTCCAGCAATACATGCGCAATGCTCTGCTCCTACTCATGGAAGACGCGGTTAACGAGCCGTGCACGCTCGTAGAAGTGCCTCGAATATTTACCGATGAGGCCTTTCGCAAACGCAAACTTGCGCGCGTAAAGAATCCGACCGTCATCGACTTCTGGGAGCGCGAAGCGACGAAAACTTCCGGCGAACACTCGCTTGCTAATATGACCGTCTGGATTACCTCCAAGTTCGGTAACTTCCTCTCGAACGATTTCGTCCGCCCGATTATTGGCCAGCCCAAGTCGGCCTTCAACTTCCGCAAGCTGATGGACGAGGGCAAGATGCTCTTCATCAATCTGCCTAAGGCAAAAATCGGCGAGTTAAACGCCAACCTTCTCGGTATGATTATCGTCGGCAAGCTGATGATGGCGGCCTTCGGGCGCTCTGACATAATTAACCAAGAAGATCGCCGCGATTTCTATCTATATATAGACGAGTTCCAGAACTTTACCACCGACTCCATCGCGACCATTCTCTCCGAGGCGCGCAAATATCGCCTTGATATGATAATTGCTCACCAGTTCGTCGCCCAGATGCCGGAGAAGATTCGCGATGCCGTCTTCGGCAACGTCGGCTCCGTTATCGCCTGCCGCGTCGGCGTGCCGGATACAGAAGTGCTTGGTAAACAATTCGACCCGATCTTCACCGCAAAGGATTTAATTAGCATAGAGAACAAATTCGCCCACGTGAAGATGCTCATAAATGGCCAGCCGTCTCGCCCGTTCACGATGCACCTGCTCCCTCCCCCGCCCGGCAATGCGGAAGTCCGCGAAAAGCTAAAAGAACTCTCCCGCCTCGTCTACGGCAAAGATCTAGAAGACGTCGAAGCGGATATCTTGGCAAGATTACGCTTATAA
- a CDS encoding UvrD-helicase domain-containing protein yields MQNNHQELNPAQAEVASYLRGPLLIVAGAGAGKTKTIAHRILNLIQSGIPAHQILAITFTNKAAKEMRDRVLHLIQSESAKLSTPFVSTFHSLGVYIIKEQAYRLGLTRYFTIYDQDDSLSAIKRALKSEGLDPKQYEPKRLQNAISREKNNLVTHDLYSEQHLGEYWGDIVAKVWKAYEKILEKDKALDFDDLIVKTVWLFEKFPEVQKYYANKWHYIHIDEYQDTNVAQYALSHLLAKSHRNICVVGDTDQAIYGWRGADYQNILKFESEYPDAKVVLLEQNYRSTQTILEAANSIISKNTLRKEKNLFTANAKGEQVTIYQAGDGPREAHWVAKKCEELIRGRGESSGKSGGLSSATTGINPNNIAILYRMNFLSRLFEEAFLTRGVPYHLLGTAFYSRKEVKDTLAYIRLALNSEDTASLLRIINVPARGIGDVTAEKIVVGKEDELPASMRDKLSSFRSILADIKAKCLSETPSNAVRYAIKRSGIEAMYADGKEESEERLENVRELATLATRYDNLTPGPSPKERGELNDAPSLSGRGMGGEVTAGIEKFLEDTALLSDQDSLMNKKEGVRMMTVHAAKGLEFDYVFIVGLEGDIFPHRRMNDDASIEQEEEERRLFYVALTRARKKVFLTHCLIRTIFGSQKIQSPSEFIGDIPEDLAITEGAENGYAEPFSLPRRQAGSNSDGEVVIEWDIFKRR; encoded by the coding sequence ATGCAGAATAATCATCAAGAGTTGAATCCGGCACAAGCCGAGGTGGCCTCATATCTACGAGGGCCGCTTTTGATTGTGGCCGGCGCTGGCGCAGGCAAGACCAAAACCATTGCGCATCGCATTCTGAACCTTATACAGTCCGGCATACCAGCACACCAAATACTGGCAATAACTTTTACCAACAAAGCGGCGAAAGAAATGCGGGACCGCGTCCTGCATCTTATTCAATCCGAATCAGCCAAACTTTCAACTCCCTTCGTTTCCACCTTCCACTCCCTCGGCGTTTATATAATAAAAGAACAAGCATACCGTCTTGGCCTCACGCGCTACTTCACCATTTATGATCAAGACGATTCTCTATCCGCTATCAAGCGCGCGCTAAAAAGCGAGGGGCTTGACCCGAAACAGTATGAACCAAAGCGCCTGCAGAACGCCATCTCGCGAGAGAAAAACAATCTGGTTACGCATGACTTATATTCAGAACAACATTTGGGTGAATATTGGGGCGATATCGTAGCCAAAGTCTGGAAAGCGTATGAAAAGATTTTAGAAAAAGATAAAGCCCTCGACTTCGATGACTTGATTGTGAAAACAGTCTGGCTCTTTGAGAAATTTCCTGAAGTGCAAAAATATTATGCCAACAAATGGCACTATATACATATAGACGAGTATCAGGATACGAACGTGGCGCAGTATGCGCTATCGCACTTGCTCGCAAAATCACATAGGAATATCTGCGTGGTCGGAGACACCGATCAAGCCATCTACGGTTGGCGCGGAGCAGATTATCAGAATATTCTCAAATTCGAGAGTGAGTATCCTGACGCGAAGGTAGTCTTGCTCGAGCAGAACTATCGCTCGACACAGACGATACTAGAAGCGGCGAACAGCATAATAAGCAAGAATACTTTACGCAAAGAGAAGAATTTATTTACGGCGAACGCCAAGGGCGAGCAAGTTACAATCTACCAAGCGGGGGATGGCCCTCGCGAGGCTCATTGGGTAGCCAAGAAATGCGAGGAATTAATTAGAGGCCGAGGTGAGTCCTCCGGTAAAAGCGGAGGTCTCTCCTCGGCCACAACGGGCATAAACCCCAATAATATAGCCATATTGTACCGAATGAACTTCTTGTCGCGCTTGTTTGAAGAAGCTTTCCTGACGCGCGGAGTGCCATATCATTTGCTCGGCACAGCCTTCTACTCGCGCAAAGAGGTTAAAGATACCCTAGCCTATATCCGCCTTGCGCTTAATTCTGAAGACACGGCAAGTTTATTGCGTATTATAAATGTGCCGGCACGCGGGATAGGCGATGTAACAGCAGAAAAAATCGTAGTGGGCAAAGAAGATGAGCTCCCGGCAAGCATGCGCGACAAACTTTCTAGCTTCCGCAGTATTCTTGCAGATATTAAAGCAAAGTGCTTGAGCGAGACACCGTCTAACGCCGTGCGCTATGCGATAAAGAGAAGCGGGATAGAAGCGATGTATGCTGATGGTAAAGAGGAAAGCGAAGAGAGACTGGAAAACGTACGCGAGCTCGCAACCCTTGCTACGAGATATGACAACCTCACCCCCGGCCCCTCTCCGAAGGAGAGGGGAGAACTAAATGACGCCCCCTCCCTTTCGGGGAGGGGGATGGGGGGCGAGGTGACCGCGGGCATCGAAAAGTTTCTAGAAGACACAGCGTTGCTCTCCGATCAAGATTCTTTGATGAATAAAAAAGAAGGCGTGCGGATGATGACCGTGCACGCGGCGAAAGGTTTGGAATTCGATTATGTATTTATCGTTGGACTCGAAGGCGACATCTTCCCGCACAGGAGGATGAACGATGACGCGAGCATCGAACAGGAAGAAGAAGAGCGAAGATTATTTTATGTCGCGCTCACGCGCGCGAGGAAGAAAGTTTTCTTAACGCACTGTCTCATTCGCACCATCTTCGGCTCGCAGAAAATTCAGTCACCATCGGAATTTATTGGCGATATTCCGGAAGATTTAGCAATTACCGAAGGGGCAGAAAACGGCTATGCAGAGCCATTTTCCCTGCCTCGCCGACAGGCAGGTAGCAATAGCGACGGCGAAGTGGTGATAGAATGGGATATATTTAAACGAAGATAA
- a CDS encoding RNA-directed DNA polymerase has protein sequence MGNLTSQLFANIYMNEFDQFMKHELKVRNYMRYTDDFIIVSTDKSYLADLLDKMQVFLNKKLKLQMHPQKIKFRTFHQGVDFLGYVVRPHHITLRTKTRRRIFRKLEERIAEYKDGILSEKALFGSLNSYLGVLSHADAYELREKLLVMFWENFKR, from the coding sequence ATCGGTAATCTCACCAGCCAGCTTTTCGCTAATATCTATATGAACGAGTTCGATCAATTCATGAAACATGAGCTTAAAGTAAGGAATTATATGCGCTATACCGATGATTTTATTATTGTTTCAACAGACAAGTCGTATCTTGCGGATTTGCTAGACAAAATGCAAGTTTTTCTGAACAAAAAGTTGAAGTTGCAAATGCACCCACAAAAGATAAAGTTTCGTACATTTCATCAAGGCGTCGACTTTCTAGGCTACGTCGTACGACCACACCATATTACCTTACGAACGAAAACGAGGCGACGGATATTCCGGAAGCTAGAAGAAAGAATTGCCGAATACAAGGACGGGATATTATCAGAGAAAGCACTGTTTGGGTCGCTTAACTCGTATCTCGGTGTTCTCTCTCATGCTGACGCGTACGAATTACGCGAAAAATTGCTAGTGATGTTTTGGGAGAACTTTAAAAGATAA
- a CDS encoding reverse transcriptase domain-containing protein, with protein sequence MFIAWDKFKADKKHKKGVSEYEQNLEQNIFALHRELRDQTYRHDRYESFWIRDPKLRNINKATVRDRVLHHAVYQVLNSIFEPTFIPASYSCRVGKGTHKAVGKLTTILRRESRNNAHQCWVLKCDIKKFFDSIDHDILVGLLQKKIKDEKAVWLLEDLIESYTVSSNRERERERVEKARRSVISPASFSLISI encoded by the coding sequence TTGTTTATTGCATGGGACAAGTTTAAGGCAGACAAGAAACACAAGAAAGGCGTGTCTGAATATGAGCAGAATCTGGAGCAGAACATTTTTGCCTTACATCGTGAACTTCGTGATCAGACATATCGGCACGATAGATACGAAAGTTTTTGGATACGCGACCCCAAGCTTCGTAATATTAACAAGGCGACCGTTCGAGATCGCGTCCTTCATCATGCTGTATATCAAGTTCTTAATAGTATCTTCGAGCCGACATTCATTCCCGCTTCATATTCCTGCAGGGTTGGTAAAGGAACACATAAAGCCGTGGGGAAACTCACTACGATACTACGGCGGGAGAGCAGAAACAACGCGCATCAGTGCTGGGTGCTCAAGTGCGATATTAAGAAGTTCTTCGACTCGATCGACCACGATATACTGGTCGGACTTTTGCAGAAAAAGATTAAAGATGAAAAAGCCGTCTGGCTCCTCGAAGATCTTATCGAAAGTTATACTGTCAGCAGTAATCGAGAGAGAGAGAGAGAGAGAGTAGAAAAGGCGCGCCGATCGGTAATCTCACCAGCCAGCTTTTCGCTAATATCTATATGA
- the avd gene encoding diversity-generating retroelement protein Avd, whose translation MQDLELPIFKKTYDLYKTFCEFRSLVSKQYKHTICEKVENYILEILELILQTNNVNRIEKLALLETMSLKLNMLRIFIRLMKDTRAIDMKKYVVLQADIDEIGRMLGGWIKSTREK comes from the coding sequence ATGCAAGACTTAGAATTACCGATCTTCAAAAAAACGTACGATTTGTACAAGACGTTTTGTGAATTTCGCTCGCTTGTATCCAAGCAGTACAAACATACGATCTGCGAGAAAGTGGAGAATTACATTCTCGAAATCCTTGAACTAATTCTGCAAACAAACAACGTAAACAGGATTGAAAAGCTGGCACTCCTCGAGACCATGAGCCTCAAACTTAACATGCTTCGCATATTTATCAGACTAATGAAAGATACCCGTGCGATAGATATGAAAAAATATGTAGTACTGCAAGCTGACATAGACGAGATCGGCCGTATGCTTGGCGGGTGGATCAAGTCGACGCGGGAAAAGTAG